A genomic window from Xenorhabdus cabanillasii includes:
- a CDS encoding type II toxin-antitoxin system RelE/ParE family toxin: MWELITTELFDQWFDEQPDELQESVLAVMHVLELKGPILGRPLVDTLNGSRYPNMKELRIQHNGMPIRAFFAFDPKRQAIILCAGNKAGKNQRLFYKEMIEIADEQFRIHLEDLER; this comes from the coding sequence GTGTGGGAGCTAATAACAACAGAATTGTTTGACCAGTGGTTTGATGAACAACCTGATGAATTGCAGGAAAGTGTTTTGGCAGTAATGCATGTGTTAGAACTAAAAGGACCGATACTGGGCCGACCATTGGTTGATACACTGAATGGTTCCCGGTATCCGAATATGAAAGAGCTACGAATCCAACATAATGGAATGCCAATTCGTGCTTTTTTCGCATTTGATCCAAAACGTCAGGCAATTATTCTTTGTGCAGGTAATAAAGCAGGGAAAAATCAACGATTGTTCTATAAAGAGATGATTGAGATTGCTGATGAACAATTCAGAATTCATCTAGAGGATCTGGAGAGATGA
- the metF gene encoding methylenetetrahydrofolate reductase — protein sequence MSFFHANHQEALNQNLAELEGQIRVSFEFFPPRTTEMEQTLWKSIDRLSKLKPNFVSVTYGANSGERNRTHSIIKGIKDKTGLDAAPHLTCIDASREELRDIARDYWKNGIRHIVALRGDLPDGSCKPEMYGTDLVELLKSEADFDISVAAYPEVHPEAKSAQSDLINLKRKIDAGANRAITQFFFDVESYLRFRDRCVSTGIDVEIVPGILPVSNFRQLQRFAAITNVRIPSWMTRMFEGLDDDPESRNLVGASIAMDMVKILSREGVKDFHFYTLNRAELSYAICHTLGVRPC from the coding sequence ATGAGTTTTTTTCATGCAAATCATCAAGAGGCACTAAATCAGAATCTGGCTGAACTTGAAGGCCAGATCCGTGTTTCCTTTGAATTCTTTCCCCCCAGAACCACTGAAATGGAACAAACTCTATGGAAATCCATTGACCGACTAAGCAAACTGAAACCTAATTTTGTTTCCGTGACTTACGGTGCCAATTCCGGCGAACGTAACCGCACCCATAGCATTATTAAAGGAATCAAGGACAAAACTGGTCTTGATGCAGCTCCGCATTTAACTTGCATTGATGCCAGCCGTGAAGAATTACGTGATATCGCTCGCGATTACTGGAAAAACGGTATTCGTCATATTGTGGCCCTGCGTGGTGATTTACCCGATGGTAGCTGTAAACCGGAAATGTATGGCACTGATTTAGTAGAACTTTTAAAGAGTGAGGCAGATTTTGATATTTCGGTCGCGGCTTATCCGGAAGTGCATCCAGAGGCAAAAAGTGCACAGTCTGACCTCATTAACCTGAAAAGAAAAATTGATGCTGGAGCAAATCGCGCTATCACCCAGTTCTTTTTTGATGTGGAAAGTTATCTGCGTTTTCGTGATCGCTGTGTATCGACAGGAATTGATGTGGAAATTGTACCTGGGATTTTGCCTGTCTCGAATTTCCGTCAGTTACAGCGATTTGCTGCTATCACTAATGTTCGCATTCCAAGCTGGATGACCAGAATGTTTGAGGGTTTGGATGATGATCCTGAAAGCCGCAATTTAGTTGGCGCGTCTATTGCGATGGATATGGTGAAAATTCTGAGTCGTGAAGGAGTGAAGGATTTTCATTTTTATACACTGAATCGCGCGGAATTGAGTTACGCCATTTGCCATACGTTAGGTGTTCGTCCTTGTTGA
- a CDS encoding Panacea domain-containing protein — translation MFCEIKVAQMAAYLLSQEGGRMAYLKLMKLMYLSDREYMRRYGESISGDRMVSMPHGPVLSNSLDFMNGTVQGSDAGWEKWIIAADNNELVTKLLLADRDEYDELTDAEIEVLNSVFSEFGHMTKWQIRDYTHTHCPEWVDPHGSSYPIDPKSIFLALGKSAEVAIMLADRMREQNQLYQIVSRLV, via the coding sequence ATGTTTTGTGAAATAAAAGTAGCCCAAATGGCTGCATACCTGCTGTCACAAGAGGGCGGGCGCATGGCATATCTGAAACTAATGAAACTTATGTATCTGTCTGATAGGGAGTATATGAGGAGATACGGTGAATCAATTAGTGGTGACCGTATGGTCTCTATGCCTCATGGACCAGTACTTTCAAATTCACTCGATTTCATGAATGGCACTGTGCAAGGTTCGGATGCTGGCTGGGAAAAATGGATTATTGCTGCTGATAATAACGAGCTGGTTACAAAACTTCTTTTAGCTGACCGTGATGAATATGACGAATTAACAGATGCTGAAATAGAGGTTTTGAATAGTGTTTTTTCAGAATTTGGTCATATGACAAAGTGGCAGATAAGAGATTACACTCACACGCACTGTCCTGAATGGGTTGACCCTCACGGCAGTTCGTATCCGATTGATCCAAAGAGTATTTTCCTTGCGCTTGGCAAATCAGCCGAAGTTGCGATAATGCTTGCTGATAGAATGCGTGAACAGAACCAGTTATATCAGATCGTTAGCAGGTTAGTATGA
- the rpmE gene encoding 50S ribosomal protein L31 produces MKQGIHPKYEEITASCSCGNVIKIKSTVGHDLNLDVCGECHPFYTGKQRDVATGGRVDRFNKRFTVPGFKK; encoded by the coding sequence ATGAAACAAGGTATTCATCCTAAATACGAAGAAATTACTGCATCTTGCTCTTGTGGTAATGTTATCAAAATCAAATCTACCGTAGGTCACGATCTGAACCTGGACGTTTGTGGTGAATGCCACCCGTTCTACACCGGTAAGCAGCGTGACGTTGCGACTGGTGGTCGTGTTGATCGCTTTAACAAACGTTTCACCGTTCCAGGTTTCAAGAAGTAA
- the metJ gene encoding met regulon transcriptional regulator MetJ, with product MAEWNGEYVSPYAEHGKKSEQVKKITVSIPLKVLKILTDERTRRQVNNLRHATNSELLCEAFLHAFTGQPLPNDNDLRKERHDEIPEAAKAIMREHGIDPETWEY from the coding sequence ATGGCTGAGTGGAATGGTGAGTATGTCAGCCCTTATGCTGAACATGGCAAAAAAAGTGAACAGGTCAAAAAAATTACGGTTTCAATTCCATTAAAGGTATTGAAAATACTGACAGATGAGCGTACTCGTCGTCAGGTAAACAATCTGCGTCATGCAACAAATAGCGAATTGCTGTGTGAAGCATTTCTCCATGCGTTCACTGGACAACCCTTGCCCAACGATAATGATTTACGTAAAGAACGTCATGATGAAATCCCTGAAGCTGCAAAAGCCATAATGCGTGAGCATGGGATCGATCCTGAGACTTGGGAATATTGA
- the ppc gene encoding phosphoenolpyruvate carboxylase: MNQQYSAMRSNVSMLGKILGDTIKEAQGKDILDKVETIRKLSKSSRAGNEANRQQLLSTLQNLSNDELLPVARAFNQFLNLANVAEQYHSISPHGEAASNPVALAALFDRLKSKSFNNDDLVKAVNELSIELVLTAHPTEIARRTLIHKLVEVNACLAQLDHDDLADYERNNITRRLRQLIAQSWHTDEIRKIRPTPIDEAKWGFAVVENSLWEGVPAFLREFNEQVEESIGYSLPAEAVPIRFTSWMGGDRDGNPNVTAEITRHVLLLSRWKAADLFLKDIQILVSELSMSECTPELRQMAGGDEVIEPYREIAKQLRTQLNSTLAYLEKRLKGEQVIPPADLLLHNEQLWQPLYACYQSLKACGMEIIANGQLLDTLRRIRCFGLSLVRIDIRQESTRHTDAIAELTQYLEMGNYASWSETEKQVFLLRELNSKRPLIPHDWQPSAETQEVLETCKVIAETPQDAIAAYVISMAKMPSDVLAVKLLLKAAGCPLSLPVAPLFETLDDLNNAERVIQQLLRIEWYRELIQDKQMVMIGYSDSAKDAGVMAASWAQYRAQDALIRLCEKEGVKLTLFHGRGGTIGRGGAPAYSALLSQPPGSLKGGLRVTEQGEMIRFKFGLPQVTISSLAMYASAILEANLLPPPEPKAEWKQVMNTLSDVSCDMYRDYVREQPEFVPYFRSATPEPELAKLPLGSRPAKRRPTGGVESLRAIPWIFAWTQNRLMLPAWLGAGAALQHVIDAGKQDILSEMSRDWPFFTTRIAMLEMVFAKADLWLAEYYDQRLVDKKLWPLGNKLRNQLVADIETVLMISQDEQLMADLPWIAESIALRNVYTDPLNVLQAELLQRSRQQEQPDPRVEQALMVTIAGVAAGMRNTG; encoded by the coding sequence ATGAATCAGCAATATTCCGCAATGCGCAGTAATGTCAGTATGCTTGGTAAGATACTGGGAGACACGATCAAAGAGGCTCAGGGAAAAGATATTCTTGATAAAGTTGAAACAATAAGGAAGTTATCTAAATCATCTCGTGCCGGAAACGAAGCTAATCGCCAGCAACTTTTATCAACACTACAGAATTTATCTAATGATGAATTGCTGCCAGTTGCCAGAGCGTTTAACCAGTTCCTCAATCTGGCCAACGTTGCTGAACAATATCACAGTATTTCACCGCATGGTGAAGCTGCCAGCAATCCTGTGGCATTGGCTGCATTATTTGATCGACTGAAAAGTAAAAGTTTTAATAATGATGATCTGGTTAAGGCAGTTAATGAACTTTCCATTGAGCTGGTGCTGACAGCACATCCAACAGAAATTGCCCGCCGTACTCTGATCCATAAACTGGTTGAAGTGAATGCGTGTCTGGCGCAGCTCGATCATGATGATTTAGCAGATTATGAGCGTAATAATATTACGCGTCGTTTACGTCAGCTTATTGCCCAGTCATGGCATACCGATGAAATCCGCAAAATTCGACCCACACCGATTGATGAAGCTAAATGGGGTTTTGCAGTGGTGGAGAATAGCTTGTGGGAAGGCGTTCCGGCATTTTTGCGTGAATTTAATGAGCAAGTAGAAGAATCTATTGGTTACAGTCTGCCAGCAGAAGCTGTTCCTATCCGTTTTACTTCCTGGATGGGGGGAGATCGGGATGGAAATCCTAATGTTACAGCAGAAATCACCCGCCATGTGTTGTTACTCAGTCGCTGGAAAGCGGCGGATCTGTTCCTGAAAGATATTCAGATTTTGGTATCAGAGCTTTCCATGTCGGAATGTACGCCAGAACTGCGTCAGATGGCAGGAGGTGATGAGGTTATAGAGCCTTACCGTGAAATTGCTAAGCAGTTGCGGACACAATTAAATAGTACACTGGCATATCTGGAAAAACGTCTGAAAGGTGAGCAAGTTATCCCCCCTGCGGATTTATTGCTGCATAACGAACAATTGTGGCAGCCACTCTATGCTTGTTATCAATCGCTGAAAGCCTGCGGTATGGAAATTATCGCTAACGGCCAATTACTGGATACTTTGCGCCGTATTCGTTGTTTCGGCCTGTCATTGGTGCGTATTGATATTCGTCAGGAAAGTACCCGTCATACTGATGCTATCGCAGAACTGACCCAATATCTGGAAATGGGGAATTATGCGAGTTGGTCAGAAACAGAAAAACAGGTATTTTTACTGCGTGAACTGAACTCCAAACGTCCGTTGATCCCCCATGACTGGCAACCAAGTGCCGAGACTCAGGAAGTTTTAGAAACCTGTAAAGTGATTGCAGAAACACCACAAGATGCGATTGCGGCATATGTCATTTCCATGGCAAAAATGCCTTCAGACGTGCTGGCAGTGAAGTTATTGCTGAAAGCTGCGGGCTGTCCGTTATCATTGCCTGTTGCACCATTATTCGAAACCCTTGATGACCTGAATAATGCAGAACGTGTGATCCAGCAATTGCTCCGTATCGAATGGTATCGTGAACTGATTCAGGATAAGCAAATGGTTATGATTGGTTATTCTGACTCAGCAAAAGATGCGGGAGTAATGGCTGCATCCTGGGCTCAATACCGGGCTCAGGATGCGCTTATCAGATTGTGTGAAAAAGAGGGTGTGAAGCTGACGCTGTTTCACGGACGGGGAGGTACAATCGGTCGTGGTGGTGCTCCGGCGTATTCGGCATTACTTTCTCAACCGCCGGGAAGCCTGAAAGGGGGATTGCGTGTCACGGAGCAGGGTGAGATGATCCGCTTTAAATTTGGTTTGCCGCAAGTGACGATCAGCAGTCTGGCGATGTACGCCAGTGCCATTCTGGAAGCCAATTTACTGCCGCCACCGGAACCAAAAGCTGAATGGAAACAAGTCATGAACACACTCTCTGATGTTTCCTGTGACATGTATCGTGATTACGTTCGTGAACAGCCGGAGTTTGTGCCTTATTTCCGTTCGGCGACACCTGAGCCGGAACTGGCGAAATTACCATTAGGCTCGCGCCCGGCTAAACGTCGTCCTACAGGCGGTGTTGAAAGCCTGCGGGCAATCCCGTGGATCTTCGCGTGGACACAAAACCGTCTGATGCTTCCGGCATGGTTGGGGGCGGGGGCAGCACTGCAACACGTAATAGATGCGGGAAAACAGGATATTTTGTCAGAAATGTCCCGTGATTGGCCTTTCTTCACTACTCGTATTGCGATGTTGGAAATGGTTTTTGCCAAAGCGGATTTATGGCTGGCGGAATATTATGATCAACGTTTGGTTGATAAAAAACTGTGGCCACTGGGGAATAAACTTCGCAATCAACTTGTAGCGGATATAGAAACGGTTCTGATGATCTCACAAGATGAGCAGTTGATGGCAGATTTGCCGTGGATAGCCGAATCTATCGCATTGCGTAATGTATATACCGACCCATTGAACGTCCTACAGGCAGAATTATTACAACGCTCCCGTCAGCAGGAACAACCCGACCCTCGTGTGGAACAGGCGCTGATGGTAACAATCGCAGGCGTTGCCGCAGGAATGCGTAATACAGGTTAG
- a CDS encoding bifunctional aspartate kinase/homoserine dehydrogenase II gives MIELATAGAESGRQLHKFGGSSLADVKCYKRVADIMANYSQPGDLMVVSAAGSTTNQLIDWLKLSQSDRISAHQVQQSLRRYQQELIRGLLPETVAETLIAHFIADLERLSALLDKPISDITYAEVVGHGEIWSARLMAAVLESQGIPSTWLDARQFLRAERAAQPQVDVNLSQPLLSQLLVQNSNKRLVVTGFISSNKKGETVLLGRNGSDYSATQVGALAGARKVTIWSDVAGVYSADPRKVKDACLLPLLRLDEASELARLAAPVLHTRTLQPVSVSDIDLQLRCSYQPEQGSTRIERVLATGTGAKIVTSHDDVCLIELHFSSAHNFKQTYKDIDSLLKRAQIRPLATGLHADCNLIQLCYTSEVVNSALDVLQDASLPGKLSLREGLSLVALVGAGVGKNPLHSHRFYQQLKDQPVEFIWHAEDDISLVAVLRLSQTSHLIQGLHQSLFRAEKRIGLVLFGKGNIGSRWLELFAREQKNISARSDFEFILAGIVDSRRSLLNYQGIDASRALAFFNDEATIREGDELFLWMRAHPYDDLVVLDITASEELASNYIDFASYGFHVISANKAAGSSDSNTYRMIRDAFAKTGRHWLYNATVGAGLPINYSVRDLRESGDTILSISGIFSGTLSWLFLQFDGTVPFSDLVEQAWQQGLTEPDPRIDLSGQDVMRKLVILAREAGYEIELDQVRVESLVPTEASVGSIEEFFENSSAINEQMLKRLKAAREMGMVLRYVARFDAKGKAKVGVEAVRLEHPLASLLPGDNVFAIESRWYRDNPLVIRGPGAGRDVTAGAIQSDLNRLSQLL, from the coding sequence ATGATTGAACTGGCAACAGCAGGGGCGGAATCTGGCCGCCAGTTACATAAATTTGGCGGCAGCAGCCTTGCAGATGTGAAATGTTATAAGCGGGTTGCGGATATTATGGCGAATTATAGCCAGCCGGGTGACTTGATGGTGGTATCAGCAGCAGGCAGTACGACTAATCAACTGATTGATTGGCTGAAATTGAGTCAGAGTGACCGTATTTCAGCTCATCAAGTTCAGCAATCCTTACGGCGCTACCAGCAAGAGTTGATCCGCGGATTATTGCCAGAAACCGTTGCTGAAACTCTGATCGCACATTTTATTGCTGATTTGGAAAGGTTGAGTGCGCTGTTGGATAAACCAATTAGTGACATTACCTATGCTGAAGTTGTTGGTCATGGCGAAATATGGTCCGCTCGCCTGATGGCCGCAGTACTTGAATCACAAGGTATTCCTAGCACCTGGCTGGATGCGCGCCAATTTCTGCGAGCAGAACGGGCAGCCCAGCCACAGGTTGATGTCAATCTTTCCCAGCCTTTGCTGAGTCAGTTATTAGTCCAGAATTCCAATAAGCGCTTAGTAGTGACAGGTTTTATTTCCAGTAATAAGAAGGGTGAAACCGTGCTATTGGGGCGCAATGGCAGTGATTATTCTGCAACACAGGTTGGTGCATTAGCTGGTGCCAGAAAAGTGACAATCTGGAGTGATGTGGCCGGGGTTTACAGTGCAGATCCGCGCAAAGTTAAGGATGCGTGTCTCCTGCCATTATTGCGTCTGGATGAGGCCAGCGAACTGGCTCGTCTGGCAGCTCCTGTACTTCATACCCGTACATTACAGCCCGTTTCCGTCAGTGATATCGATTTGCAATTACGTTGTAGTTATCAGCCTGAGCAAGGCTCTACTCGCATTGAACGAGTTTTGGCGACAGGAACAGGTGCTAAAATCGTTACCAGCCACGATGATGTTTGCCTGATTGAGTTGCACTTTTCTTCTGCCCATAACTTTAAACAAACTTATAAAGATATCGACTCGTTGTTAAAGCGTGCTCAAATCCGTCCTTTGGCGACGGGGTTGCATGCTGACTGCAATCTGATCCAGCTTTGTTATACCTCTGAAGTTGTTAATAGTGCCCTTGATGTTTTGCAGGATGCATCTTTGCCAGGAAAACTTTCCTTGCGTGAAGGATTATCATTGGTGGCTTTGGTGGGAGCAGGCGTAGGCAAAAATCCGCTACATAGCCACCGTTTTTATCAACAATTGAAAGACCAACCAGTTGAATTTATCTGGCATGCAGAAGATGACATCAGTCTGGTTGCTGTATTGCGTCTGAGCCAGACATCGCACTTGATTCAAGGATTGCATCAGAGCCTGTTCCGGGCAGAAAAACGTATTGGATTGGTTCTGTTTGGAAAAGGAAATATCGGGTCACGTTGGCTGGAATTGTTTGCTCGTGAACAGAAAAATATCTCTGCACGCAGTGATTTTGAATTTATTTTGGCGGGAATTGTCGATAGCCGCCGGAGTCTGCTGAACTATCAGGGCATTGACGCAAGTCGGGCACTGGCATTCTTTAATGATGAAGCCACCATACGTGAAGGTGATGAACTGTTTTTATGGATGCGGGCACACCCTTATGATGATTTAGTGGTGCTGGATATAACGGCAAGTGAAGAATTGGCGAGTAACTATATAGATTTTGCCAGCTATGGTTTTCATGTGATCAGCGCCAACAAAGCCGCTGGCTCATCTGACAGTAACACTTACCGCATGATCCGGGATGCTTTTGCAAAAACAGGCCGTCATTGGTTATACAATGCGACCGTTGGTGCCGGGTTACCAATTAACTATTCCGTCAGGGACTTGCGGGAAAGCGGGGATACTATCCTGTCTATCAGTGGCATTTTCTCCGGTACTTTATCGTGGTTATTCCTGCAATTTGATGGCACAGTTCCTTTCAGTGATCTGGTAGAACAAGCATGGCAACAAGGGTTGACGGAGCCTGATCCTCGTATTGATCTTTCCGGTCAGGATGTGATGCGCAAATTGGTTATCCTGGCTCGTGAAGCAGGTTATGAGATAGAGCTGGATCAGGTAAGGGTAGAATCACTTGTGCCGACAGAAGCCAGTGTTGGTTCTATTGAAGAGTTCTTCGAAAACAGTTCTGCTATTAATGAGCAGATGCTAAAACGGTTGAAAGCTGCGCGTGAAATGGGAATGGTATTGCGTTATGTTGCGCGTTTTGATGCTAAAGGTAAGGCGAAAGTCGGGGTGGAAGCTGTGCGTTTAGAACATCCTTTAGCTTCGTTATTACCGGGAGATAATGTCTTCGCCATAGAAAGCCGTTGGTATCGTGATAATCCATTGGTTATCCGTGGCCCTGGAGCCGGGCGAGATGTAACTGCCGGAGCAATCCAATCAGATCTGAACCGCTTATCACAACTCTTATAA
- the priA gene encoding primosomal protein N', with amino-acid sequence MTVVQVALPVPLARSFDYLLPEGLPIPALGIRVRVPFGKRNAIGIVTGITDNSDFPLEQLKPITELLDESPLFSEDLWQLLQWSACYYHYPLGEVLFHAIPVLLRQGKPAEFSPLWQWQVTETGSTLPLEQLKRSAKQQQALAKLRQTSIYRHQVSELELSESALQSLKKKGLIDLHPVQPKTENWHEHFRIIGERLKLNTEQAAAVGAVRAEDQTFSPWLLAGITGSGKTEVYLSILENILTQGKQALILVPEIGLTPQTIRRFRERFNAPVDVLHSALNNSERLSVWLRAKQGENAIVIGTRSALFTPFAHLGVIIIDEEHDNSYKQQDGWRYHARDLAVFRAKKEKIPIILGTATPALETLFNVTHGKYRQLTLTKRAGHALPATQHLLDMKGLPLTVGLSQPLINRIGEHLKADNQVILFLNRRGYSPALLCHECGWIAECQRCDHYYTLHQNHRYLRCHHCDSQRPIPRQCPQCGTTHLIPVGLGTEQLEDGITQLFPNVPVTRIDRDTTSRKGALEQQLTDIHQGGARILIGTQMLAKGHHFPDVTLVALLDVDGALFSADFRAAERFAQLYTQVSGRAGRAGKRGEVVLQTHHPEHPLLQVLLEKGYDAFAQQAMEERQQVLLPPFVSHIMLRSEDHDNQQAPAFLQQMRQLFEHYPQHDEHVWIMGPVPALQAKRGGRYRWQLLVQHSSRIFLQKMMAELYPYITALPQARKVKWNIDVDPTEG; translated from the coding sequence ATGACAGTTGTTCAGGTTGCTTTACCTGTCCCTTTAGCTCGTTCTTTTGATTATCTGTTACCTGAAGGACTGCCGATCCCCGCCCTTGGGATCCGGGTACGTGTGCCATTTGGCAAACGCAATGCAATAGGTATAGTTACAGGGATTACAGACAACAGTGATTTCCCCCTTGAACAACTCAAACCAATTACCGAACTGCTTGATGAATCCCCGCTTTTTTCTGAGGATCTTTGGCAGTTGCTCCAGTGGTCTGCCTGCTATTATCACTATCCACTTGGCGAAGTCCTTTTTCATGCCATACCTGTTTTGCTGCGACAAGGCAAACCCGCAGAATTCTCACCTCTCTGGCAATGGCAAGTGACAGAGACAGGCAGTACATTGCCTCTGGAACAACTTAAACGCTCTGCCAAACAGCAACAGGCTTTAGCCAAACTGCGCCAAACATCCATTTATCGCCATCAAGTCTCTGAATTGGAATTGAGTGAAAGCGCGCTGCAATCACTGAAAAAAAAGGGATTAATTGATTTACATCCGGTACAACCGAAAACTGAAAATTGGCATGAACATTTTCGGATCATCGGGGAACGACTAAAACTTAATACAGAGCAAGCCGCCGCAGTTGGAGCCGTTCGCGCAGAAGATCAGACTTTTTCTCCCTGGTTACTTGCCGGCATCACTGGCTCAGGTAAAACCGAAGTATACCTGAGTATCCTGGAAAACATTTTGACACAGGGAAAACAAGCACTGATCTTAGTTCCCGAAATTGGTCTGACCCCCCAGACTATCCGCAGATTCAGAGAACGCTTCAATGCGCCCGTTGATGTTCTGCATTCAGCCTTAAATAACAGTGAACGATTATCAGTATGGTTAAGAGCAAAACAAGGGGAAAACGCCATTGTCATCGGTACTCGTTCAGCACTGTTCACTCCCTTCGCTCACTTAGGTGTCATCATCATTGATGAGGAACATGATAATTCTTATAAACAACAAGATGGCTGGCGCTATCACGCTCGTGATCTGGCGGTCTTCCGCGCCAAAAAAGAGAAAATTCCTATCATTCTGGGAACAGCAACACCGGCACTGGAAACACTATTCAATGTAACACATGGAAAATACAGACAACTGACTTTGACGAAACGAGCCGGTCATGCCCTGCCAGCAACCCAACACCTGCTGGATATGAAAGGATTGCCGCTGACCGTCGGTTTATCTCAACCTCTCATTAACCGCATTGGCGAACATTTGAAAGCAGATAATCAGGTCATCCTATTTCTGAACCGCCGTGGTTATTCTCCTGCTCTGCTTTGCCATGAATGTGGCTGGATAGCAGAATGCCAGCGTTGTGATCACTACTATACCCTGCATCAGAATCATCGCTATCTGCGCTGCCATCACTGTGATAGCCAGCGCCCCATTCCTCGTCAATGCCCTCAATGTGGAACAACACATCTAATCCCTGTGGGGCTAGGTACTGAGCAACTTGAAGATGGCATCACTCAACTGTTTCCCAACGTCCCGGTTACCCGTATCGACAGAGACACCACCAGTCGCAAAGGAGCACTGGAACAACAACTCACCGACATTCATCAGGGGGGGGCCCGTATTTTGATTGGCACTCAAATGTTGGCAAAAGGCCACCATTTTCCTGATGTCACACTAGTCGCTTTATTGGATGTCGATGGTGCCCTGTTTTCTGCCGATTTCCGGGCGGCTGAACGGTTCGCGCAATTGTATACTCAAGTCTCCGGTCGAGCTGGACGAGCCGGCAAACGTGGAGAAGTTGTCCTTCAGACCCACCATCCAGAACATCCACTTTTACAGGTGTTGTTGGAGAAAGGCTATGACGCATTTGCTCAGCAGGCTATGGAAGAACGTCAGCAAGTACTTCTGCCCCCTTTTGTCAGCCATATCATGCTACGGTCGGAAGATCACGATAATCAGCAGGCTCCTGCTTTTTTACAACAAATGCGCCAACTGTTTGAACATTATCCACAACATGATGAACATGTATGGATTATGGGACCGGTGCCCGCATTACAGGCCAAACGGGGTGGCCGATATCGCTGGCAATTACTGGTGCAACACTCTTCGCGCATTTTTCTACAGAAAATGATGGCAGAGCTCTATCCATACATCACAGCGTTGCCACAAGCACGTAAAGTAAAATGGAATATTGATGTTGATCCCACAGAAGGTTGA
- the metB gene encoding cystathionine gamma-synthase: MGCKQATVAVQSGTNIDEQYGCVVPPIYLSSTYSFTGFKEPRAHDYSRRGNPGRDVVQQVLAELEGGAGAVMTSSGMSAIHLLCTVFLQPGDLLVAPHDCYGGSYRLFDSLSRRGAYDVIFVDQADDSALKQAIAQKPKLILIETPSNPLLRIVDIGYICGLAREAGALTVVDNTFLSPVLQKPLDLGADLVVHSCTKYLNGHSDLIAGAIIAKDPTLAEDLAWWANNIGVTGGAFDSYLLLRGIRTLSARVLLQQSNTAAIVEYLQQQPQVKKLYYPALKDHPGHEIALQQQTGFGAMLSFELDGDEQTMRRFLSALKLFTLAESLGGVESLISHTATMTHAGMSAEARKQAGITDSLLRVSVGIEDSQDLIADLDNAFQAAATR; this comes from the coding sequence ATGGGGTGTAAACAAGCTACGGTCGCAGTACAAAGCGGTACAAATATTGATGAACAATATGGTTGTGTTGTCCCGCCTATCTATCTTTCCAGCACGTACAGTTTCACAGGGTTTAAGGAACCGAGAGCGCATGATTACTCACGGCGTGGTAATCCCGGTCGTGATGTTGTCCAGCAGGTTTTGGCTGAACTGGAGGGCGGAGCAGGTGCTGTTATGACCAGCAGTGGTATGTCAGCCATTCACCTGTTGTGCACCGTTTTCTTGCAACCGGGAGATTTATTGGTAGCACCCCATGATTGTTATGGTGGGAGTTACCGCCTGTTTGATAGCTTAAGCCGCCGTGGCGCTTATGATGTTATTTTCGTTGATCAGGCGGATGATTCGGCACTGAAGCAGGCAATTGCTCAAAAGCCTAAATTGATCTTGATTGAAACACCAAGTAATCCATTGCTGCGTATTGTGGATATTGGGTACATCTGTGGTCTGGCTCGTGAAGCAGGTGCATTGACGGTAGTTGATAACACGTTTTTAAGCCCTGTGCTGCAAAAACCATTGGATTTGGGAGCAGATTTAGTTGTCCATTCCTGCACAAAATACCTGAATGGGCATTCTGATTTGATTGCCGGTGCAATTATTGCCAAAGATCCCACTCTGGCTGAAGATTTGGCATGGTGGGCGAATAATATCGGTGTGACCGGGGGAGCTTTCGACAGTTACTTGTTGTTGCGAGGCATTCGTACTTTGTCTGCGCGGGTACTTCTACAGCAAAGCAACACGGCTGCCATTGTGGAATATTTACAGCAACAGCCACAAGTGAAAAAACTTTACTACCCAGCGCTGAAAGATCATCCAGGGCATGAAATAGCTCTTCAACAGCAAACAGGCTTTGGCGCGATGTTGAGTTTTGAACTTGATGGTGATGAACAAACAATGCGTCGCTTTTTATCTGCGTTAAAATTATTTACTCTGGCAGAATCGTTGGGTGGTGTGGAGTCATTGATTTCTCATACAGCTACGATGACACATGCTGGTATGTCGGCAGAAGCAAGGAAACAGGCAGGGATTACGGACTCACTTCTTCGTGTCTCTGTGGGAATAGAAGATAGTCAGGATTTAATTGCTGATTTGGATAATGCATTTCAGGCAGCGGCAACGAGGTAA